In the Coturnix japonica isolate 7356 chromosome 6, Coturnix japonica 2.1, whole genome shotgun sequence genome, one interval contains:
- the KIF11 gene encoding kinesin-like protein KIF11 gives MVPGGRALIGRAAAARGSKEAAVRAAGRCAAAGSALQRQPSPGSALCSSAVGTIASGCAMTSLSFQGGGSKKDKEEKGKNIQVVVRCRPFNASERKANSYAVVDCDQARKEVSVRTGGVTDKMLKKTYTFDMVFGAQAKQIDVYRSVVCPILDEVIMGYNCTVFAYGQTGTGKTFTMEGERSPNKEYTWEEDPLAGIIPRTLHQIFEKLTENGTEFSVKVSLLEIYNEELFDLLNPAPDVGERLQMFDDPRNKRGVIIKGLEEITVHNKNEVYQILERGAAKRTTAATYLNAYSSRSHSVFSITIHMKETTVDGEELVKIGKLNLVDLAGSENIGRSGAVDKRAREAGNINQSLLTLGRVISALVERAPHIPYRESKLTRILQDSLGGRTKTSIIATVSPASINLEETLSTLEYAHRAKNIMNKPEVNQKLTKKALIKEYTEEIERLKRDLAATREKNGVYISIENFDALNGRLTVQEEQIAEYIDKISIMEEEMKRVTELFTVNKNELEQCKTDLEIKEKELEETQKDLQETKIHLAEEEYVVSVLENAEQNLHGAASKLLNTVEETTKDVSGLLAKLDRKKAVDQHNAVVQNTFARQMTDLFNKIQNSVNENSVKHQQMLTSYTDFIGDILSASSSASNILTSVVSTSFASLKELVSTEVSCMSEKVLQHENLSLDHKAELLRLIEEHASGLGSALNSLRPAVEFVLGLNCQFQTNMKKYSAVADKMEGHKKEMDTFFEDLSLALKNLQEETANVLAQLQNDCENLREEVETTRVAHTKSASELMSSLQRQLDLFAQETQKNLADVLAKNGSLKTTIAAVQENVHLKTTDLVSSTASNHSRFLATMDDFSQDLRILNGENKRMLEDSTDRCQQLLIGLRNVSQDADKCAELTIAQIADFTNQQLLSFEDEKQQLKCFQKKNRENCDKAIAEIANHIDTQKSAEEKVLSGFLDQMKVDQCVLLEQKLALNEEAQRGLAQVNGFLKEDLKVDIPTGTTPQRKDYSYPVTLVKTEPRERLLEQLRRKQLQIDARMNSVVKEVEGNADEDLLAVEEGMQESSESLGGDKYLVDVNISCHANGGIPFFQYKRSHKKDKENKSAMMLEKNKTEDMTEQLLPKSKLPLRSAN, from the exons ATGGTGCCTGGCGGGCGGGCGCTGATTGGTCGGGCGGCTGCAGCGCGCGGTTCGAAGGAGGCTGCGGTGCGCGCTGCTGGGCGTTGTGCGGCGGCCGGGTCTGCGCTTCAGCGTCAGCCGAGTCCAGGCAGCGCGCTCTGTTCTTCTGCTGTCGGCACCATCGCGTCCGGGTGCGCCATGACCTCCCTCAGCTTCCAGGGCGGCGGCTCGAAGAAGGacaaggaggagaagggaaagaacatCCAGGTGGTGGTCCGTTGCAG GCCATTTAATGCTTCAGAACGTAAAGCAAACTCCTATGCTGTTGTCGACTGTGATCAAGCACGAAAAGAAGTTAGTGTCCGTACTGGAGGAGTCACAGACAAGATGCTAAAAAAGACTTACACATTTGATATG GTTTTTGGAGCTCAAGCAAAGCAGATTGATGTATACCGGAGTGTTGTGTGTCCCATTTTGGATGAAGTTATTATGGGCTATAACTGTACAGTGTTTGC CTATGGCCAAACTGGTACTGGTAAGACTTTCACGATGGAAGGGGAACGGTCACCCAACAAGGAGTACACTTGGGAAGAG GATCCATTAGCAGGTATAATACCTCGTACCTTGCATCAGATATTTGAAAAACTCACCGAGAATGGCactgaattttcagtgaaaGTCTCTCTTTTGGAAATATATAACGAGGAGCTTTTTGATCTTCTGAATCCTGCTCCTGATGTTGGAGAAAGGCTGCAGATGTTTGATGACCCCCGAAACAAG AGAGGTGTAATTATTAAAGGCTTAGAGGAGATAACTGTACACAACAAAAATGAAGTCTATCAGATCCTGGAAAGGGGTGCAGCGAAGAGAACAACTGCAGCTACATACTTGAATGCGTATTCCAG CCGTTCCCACTCTGTATTTTCAATTACCATCCATATGAAAGAAACCACAGTAGATGGAGAAGAACTTGTTAAAATTGGGAAGCTAAACTTG GTTGATCTTGCAGGCAGTGAGAACATTGGTCGATCTGGAGCAGTTGATAAAAGAGCTCGTGAAGCTGGAAATATCAACCAGTCTCTCCTGACTTTGGGAAGAGTTATTTCTGCTCTTGTAGAAAGAGCCCCACATATTCCATACAGGGAATCTAAACTCACAAGAATCCTTCAAGATTCTCTTGGAGGACGAACGAAAACATCAATAATTGCAACAGTTTCTCCTGCATCTATAAATCTTGAG GAAACACTGAGTACGCTAGAATATGCCCACAGGGCAAAGAACATAATGAACAAGCCTGAAGTTAACCAGAAGCTGACCAAAAAAGCTCTTATTAAG GAGTATACTGAAGAGATAGAGCGTCTGAAACGAGACCTTGCTGCTACACGTGAGAAAAATGGAGTCTATATTTCCATTGAAAATTTTGA TGCCCTTAATGGAAGGCTGACGGTTCAGGAAGAACAAATTGCAGAGTATATTGACAAAATCAGCATCATggaggaagagatgaaaaga GTAACTGAGCTGTTCACagttaataaaaatgaacttgAGCAGTGTAAAACAGATCTGGAAATCAAGGAGAAGGAACTGGAAGAAACTCAGAAAGATCTGCAAGAAACCAAAATTCATCTGGCTGAAGAAGAATATGTGGTTTCAGTCTtagaaaatgctgaacaaaatCTTCATGGCGCAGCTAGCAAG TTGCTTAATACAGTTGAAGAAACCACAAAAGATGTATCTGGTCTCCTTGCAAAACTGGACCGTAAGAAGGCTGTTGATCAGCACAATGCTGTTGTCCAAAATACATTTGCACGACAAATGACTGATTTGttcaacaaaatacaaaattcagTTAATGAGAACAGTGTGAAGCATCAACAGATGTTGACGTCTTACACAGATTTTATAG GTGACATCTTGTCTGCCAGTTCTTCAGCATCTAATATTCTTACATCAGTTGTATCAACATCTTTTGCCTCTCTTAAGGAGTTGGTGTCTACTGAAGTTTCCTGCATGTCTGAAAAAGTATTACAACATGAGAATCTGTCACTTGATCATAAAGCTGAACTTCTGAGACTAATT GAGGAGCATGCGTCAGGATTAGGAAGCGCATTAAATAGCTTGAGACCAGCAGTAGAATTTGTTCTGGGCCTAAACTGTCAGTTTCAGActaacatgaaaaaatattcagctgtgGCTGATAAG atgGAAGGTCATAAAAAAGAGATGGATACCTTCTTTGAAGATCTTTCTCTTGCTCTGAAAAATTTACAGGAAGAAACAGCTAATGTTCTTGCTCAGCTTCAGAATGATTGTGAAAATTTAAGAGAAGAAGTGGAAACAACAAGAGTAGCGCATACAAAG AGTGCATCTGAGTTAATGTCTTCGCTACAAAGACAGCTTGACCTGTTTGCTCAAGAGACTCAGAAAAACTTAGCTGATGTACTGGCAAAAAATGGAAGCTTGAAGACCACCATCGCTGCTGTACAAGAAAATGTTCACCT GAAAACTACAGACCTCGTCAGCAGTACAGCTTCTAACCACAGCAGATTTCTTGCAACTATGGACGATTTTTCTCAGGATCTCAGAATTCTAAATGGTGAAAACAAGAGGATGCTGGAAGATTCCACTGACCGCTGTCAGCAACTTCTCATCGGTCTCAGAAATGTGTCTCAGGATGCTGATAAATGTGCTGAACTTACAATTGCTCAGATAGCTGACTTTACCAATCAGCAGCTATTGTCCTTCGaggatgaaaaacaacaactaaagTGTTTTCAAAAG aaaaacagagaaaactgtgaTAAGGCGATAGCTGAAATTGCCAACCATATCGATACTCAGAAAAGTGCTGAGGAGAAGGTACTCAGTGGCTTTCTTGATCAAATGAAAGTTGATCAATGTGTACTTCTGGAACAGAAGCTGGCACTTAATGAAGAAGCACAGCGTGGACTGGCTCAGGTTAAtggttttctgaaagaagatcTTAAAGTGGATATTCCAACAG GGACAACTCCACAGAGAAAAGACTACTCTTATCCAGTCACACTGGTGAAAACAGAACCCAGGGAACGTCTACTTGAACAATTGCGGAGAAAACAACTACAGATTGATGCTAGGATGAACAGCGTGGTAAAGGAAGTGGAGGGGAATGCAGATGAG GACCTGCTGGCAGTGGAGGAAGGAATGCAAGAATCCAGTGAAAGTCTTGGTGGTGACAAGTACTTAGTGGATGTAAACATAAGCTGTCATGCAAATGGGGGCATTCCCTTTTTCCAG TATAAAAGGAGTCacaaaaaagataaagagaaCAAATCTGCGATGAtgttggagaaaaacaaaactgaagacatGACAGAACAGCTACTTCCTAAATCTAAGCTACCCTTAAGATCAGCGAACTAA